The Pyrenophora tritici-repentis strain M4 chromosome 2, whole genome shotgun sequence genome window below encodes:
- a CDS encoding AarF, unusual protein kinase, protein MSTTSSRRTKVSSHDSQDLHGSLKDKPPLPYTVGAAFTAYRHKPPAPFGHGYDSPWPPFKTGKFWLPQLDYCLSQSPLPGHTLKEYCTLAITDLIRTGYTYNAQVVVVNKTMVAKIYDPLYDNGFDCYDNKRDVIVLADGDYSREAAAYETLQRSSEARNCIPDYYGSWTIQVQTITGDKTYLRHVRLILMENVPGVVMSSIEPKLLPEATRSRIMQKILEAETFVYNAGVHHRDMSPRNVMLVSPSDIYTAPDPRVVIIDFNVSNILEINARRRGDTDLNAIHKTWPGRMVGPITRFWDELMEFEIKGWVEDDIGAANEWLWECFREREEYVPVVRDEDREECPRLVEVEELTGCVSDDDGEDDVVVFRGRGV, encoded by the coding sequence AAGCCTCCTCTCCCTTACACGGTCGGCGCCGCGTTCACCGCATATCGTCACAAGCCCCCTGCGCCCTTTGGCCATGGCTACGACAGTCCATGGCCGCCGTTTAAGACAGGCAAGTTCTGGCTACCGCAGCTTGACTACTGCCTCTCGCAGTCGCCACTGCCTGGTCATACGCTCAAGGAATACTGCACACTCGCCATCACGGACCTTATCCGCACCGGATACACATATAACGCGCAAGTTGTAGTAGTAAATAAGACTATGGTAGCTAAAATTTATGATCCGCTCTACGACAACGGCTTCGATTGCTACGACAATAAGCGCGACGTTATCGTCCTAGCCGACGGCGACTACTCGCGAGAAGCAGCCGCATACGAAACTCTGCAGCGATCGTCTGAAGCGCGGAATTGCATCCCAGACTACTACGGCAGCTGGACGATACAGGTACAAACGATAACTGGCGATAAGACATACCTGCGCCACGTACGACTTATACTCATGGAAAACGTTCCTGGTGTAGTGATGAGTAGTATAGAGCCTAAGCTACTGCCCGAAGCAACGCGCTCTCGCATTATGCAGAAGATACTAGAAGCTGAGACCTTTGTGTACAACGCCGGAGTCCACCATCGCGACATGTCACCCCGCAACGTGATGCTAGTCTCTCCCTCCGATATCTATACCGCTCCTGACCCGCGCGTCGTCATCATCGACTTCAACGTTTCTAATATACTTGAAATTAATGCGCGCCGCCGTGGCGATACGGATCTCAACGCCATACACAAGACGTGGCCTGGGAGGATGGTTGGACCGATCACCAGGTTCTGGGATGAGCTGATGGAGTTTGAGATTAAGGGCTGGGTGGAGGATGATATCGGGGCGGCGAATGAATGGCTTTGGGAATGTTTTAGGGAGAGGGAGGAGTATGTGCCGGTTGTTAGGGATGAAGATAGAGAGGAGTGTCCGAGGCTGGTCGAGGTGGAGGAGCTCACGGGATGTGTGAGTGACGATGATGGAGAGGACGATGTGGTCGTTTTCCGAGGACGGGGTGTATGA